The following are from one region of the Carboxydothermus pertinax genome:
- a CDS encoding phosphatase PAP2 family protein has product MFGSFYWKIILSFLAFFLLTVILSGGIKGYFKSLLVAIKRLLTTREYFFYFLGILILLFFDILELKGESSFPSSYLYSYFIAKIEAPFIMKLQSFHPAWLVFLFSYVYVFLFPVLFVAVLYYGLIYDKKNLIAGLFYIYLINYLVAMPFYVNLPVYESWSVYPGIKLLLEKYYPQFNAQYRVFSGINNNFPSLHTALSVSFFYLAYKLQEKRLMGVLGISSVLIIISTVYLGIHWIIDIIAGIFLGIGVVYFYTYQLEERKVLYNFYKKLAFGFLAVVFFLGGLVNGGAHAEKYYAYLKRQVSYYEFHEKATNKLKNLYKFFKTELEEFSGKF; this is encoded by the coding sequence GTGTTTGGAAGTTTTTACTGGAAAATCATCTTGAGCTTTTTAGCATTTTTTCTCTTAACGGTCATTTTATCCGGGGGAATCAAAGGATATTTTAAAAGCCTTCTGGTAGCAATAAAAAGGTTATTGACTACCCGGGAGTACTTTTTCTACTTCCTCGGGATCCTTATTCTTTTATTTTTTGATATACTTGAATTAAAAGGAGAAAGTAGTTTTCCCTCTTCTTATCTTTATTCGTACTTTATTGCTAAAATAGAAGCTCCTTTTATTATGAAATTACAAAGCTTTCACCCTGCCTGGTTAGTGTTTTTGTTTAGCTATGTATATGTTTTTCTTTTTCCGGTATTGTTTGTGGCTGTCCTTTATTATGGCCTAATATACGATAAAAAAAACTTAATTGCCGGGCTTTTTTACATCTATCTCATCAACTATTTAGTAGCAATGCCTTTTTACGTAAACCTGCCAGTATATGAATCTTGGTCGGTTTACCCGGGTATTAAACTTTTGTTAGAGAAGTATTATCCTCAATTCAATGCCCAGTACCGGGTGTTTTCGGGAATCAATAACAATTTTCCCAGCCTTCATACTGCCCTTTCGGTAAGCTTTTTCTATTTAGCTTATAAGCTTCAGGAAAAAAGGTTGATGGGCGTATTAGGAATTTCATCGGTATTAATAATAATTTCTACGGTTTATCTTGGCATTCACTGGATAATTGATATTATTGCGGGAATATTTTTAGGAATTGGGGTAGTTTATTTTTACACCTATCAACTGGAAGAGCGGAAAGTTTTATACAATTTTTATAAAAAATTAGCCTTTGGCTTTTTAGCGGTGGTATTTTTCCTTGGGGGACTGGTGAATGGTGGAGCCCATGCGGAAAAATATTATGCCTACTTAAAACGGCAAGTAAGTTATTATGAATTCCACGAAAAAGCAACTAATAAATTAAAAAATTTGTATAAGTTTTTTAAAACTGAGCTTGAGGAATTTTCCGGCAAGTTTTAA
- a CDS encoding rhodanese-like domain-containing protein produces the protein MPKKIIGLVVLLLAVVAFTGCLKTGYQDLEPAEAKKLIDENPMLFIMDVREPVEYAEVRIPGSHNIPMGEVEQQLSSIDKEQEILVVCATGSRSASVAQMLVSKGYKHVYNLKGGIANWPYELEK, from the coding sequence TTGCCGAAAAAAATCATCGGCTTAGTTGTTTTACTGCTTGCTGTGGTTGCTTTCACTGGTTGTCTTAAGACTGGCTATCAGGATTTAGAACCAGCTGAGGCAAAAAAGTTAATTGATGAAAATCCCATGCTTTTTATAATGGATGTACGAGAGCCCGTAGAATATGCAGAAGTAAGAATTCCGGGCTCCCATAATATTCCCATGGGGGAAGTGGAACAACAGCTTTCCTCAATTGATAAAGAACAGGAAATTTTGGTGGTTTGTGCTACCGGAAGCCGTTCGGCAAGTGTCGCTCAAATGCTGGTAAGTAAAGGCTATAAACATGTCTATAATTTAAAAGGAGGCATTGCCAACTGGCCCTATGAATTGGAGAAATAA
- a CDS encoding AMP-binding protein has product MPNMVDYEKTYREFRHQVPEYFNFARDTFDIWAKDPNKLAMLWVDDYGNERRFTFKQFSELSKQTANFFNSLGVKQGDRVLVILPRLPEWWVIFLAAIRAGIIFIPGTTQLTAKDIKYRVETAETAVIITDEDNAPKVEEIKAEVPALKQLVVVGKREGWLSFNEEIAKFSPEYETVSTKSDDPAILFFTSGTTGYPKMTIHTHASYPIGHYITGKYWLDLTPDDLHWNMSDTGWAKAAWSSFFGPWNCGAAIFVHHSVGKFDAKKTLELLAKYPITTFCGPPTAYRVFVLEDLKQYNFPHLRHCVAAGEPLNPEVIKVWKEVTGLTIRDGYGQTETCVLVANFPCFEVKPGSMGKPAPGYYISIIDDEGNELPPGKEGNIAIKIKPERPVGLFKEYWKNPDKTAEVFRGEWYLTGDRAIKDEEGYFWFVGRADDVILAAGYRIGPFEVESALVEHPAVAEAAVVASPDEIRGEIVKAFVVLAPGYTGSEELVKELQEHVKKVTAPYKYPREIEFIDALPKTVSGKIRRVELREREWAKKLGKK; this is encoded by the coding sequence ATGCCAAACATGGTAGATTATGAAAAAACTTACCGGGAATTTCGGCACCAGGTGCCCGAGTATTTTAACTTTGCCCGGGATACGTTTGATATCTGGGCCAAAGACCCAAACAAGCTTGCTATGCTTTGGGTGGACGATTACGGTAATGAACGGCGTTTTACTTTTAAACAATTTTCAGAATTATCAAAACAGACTGCCAATTTCTTTAATTCTCTTGGCGTAAAGCAGGGGGACAGAGTTTTAGTTATTTTACCTCGCCTTCCGGAATGGTGGGTAATCTTTTTAGCAGCAATTCGGGCGGGAATAATTTTTATCCCTGGTACTACCCAGCTTACCGCTAAAGACATTAAATATCGGGTAGAAACCGCGGAAACCGCCGTAATTATTACCGATGAAGACAACGCCCCGAAAGTAGAGGAAATTAAAGCGGAGGTGCCAGCCTTAAAACAGCTGGTGGTGGTAGGCAAGAGGGAAGGCTGGCTTTCCTTCAATGAAGAAATTGCTAAATTTAGTCCGGAGTATGAAACTGTCTCGACTAAAAGCGATGATCCTGCGATATTATTTTTCACTTCCGGGACTACTGGCTATCCCAAAATGACTATCCACACTCATGCCAGTTACCCTATCGGCCATTACATCACTGGAAAATATTGGCTTGATTTAACTCCTGATGACCTCCACTGGAATATGTCCGATACTGGCTGGGCAAAAGCGGCCTGGTCAAGCTTTTTTGGGCCCTGGAATTGCGGGGCAGCAATTTTTGTCCATCATTCAGTGGGCAAATTTGATGCCAAAAAGACTTTAGAACTTTTAGCTAAATACCCCATTACCACTTTTTGCGGACCGCCCACCGCTTACCGGGTATTTGTTTTAGAAGACTTAAAACAGTATAATTTTCCTCATTTACGCCATTGCGTAGCTGCAGGGGAACCTTTAAACCCTGAGGTAATAAAAGTATGGAAAGAAGTTACCGGTCTTACCATTCGAGATGGCTACGGCCAAACGGAAACTTGCGTCTTGGTAGCGAACTTCCCCTGCTTTGAAGTAAAACCCGGATCAATGGGTAAACCTGCTCCAGGTTATTACATTTCAATTATTGACGATGAAGGTAATGAGCTACCTCCGGGAAAAGAAGGAAACATTGCCATTAAAATTAAACCGGAGCGGCCGGTAGGGTTATTTAAAGAATACTGGAAAAATCCGGACAAGACCGCGGAGGTATTCCGGGGTGAGTGGTACTTAACCGGGGACCGGGCTATTAAAGATGAAGAAGGCTACTTCTGGTTTGTTGGCCGGGCCGATGACGTTATCTTAGCTGCCGGCTACCGCATCGGGCCCTTTGAAGTGGAAAGTGCCCTGGTCGAACATCCGGCGGTAGCCGAAGCGGCGGTAGTAGCAAGCCCTGATGAAATTCGCGGTGAAATTGTCAAAGCTTTCGTGGTTTTAGCGCCGGGCTATACCGGTTCCGAGGAACTGGTAAAAGAGCTGCAAGAACACGTTAAAAAAGTTACGGCTCCCTACAAATATCCCCGGGAGATTGAATTTATCGATGCTCTACCCAAAACCGTATCGGGAAAAATTCGCCGGGTTGAACTGAGGGAAAGAGAGTGGGCAAAAAAACTCGGTAAAAAATAA
- a CDS encoding glutaredoxin family protein encodes MAKIEFFSTPTCPYCRMVRKFLNENGFPYIEYDITTDLDAFEKMFKTTGYTTVPTLIINDQEVIIGFDEEKIRKVMQKK; translated from the coding sequence ATGGCAAAAATTGAGTTTTTCAGTACTCCTACTTGCCCTTACTGTCGGATGGTACGTAAGTTTTTAAATGAAAACGGCTTTCCTTATATCGAATACGATATCACCACCGACCTTGATGCTTTTGAAAAAATGTTTAAAACCACAGGATATACAACCGTACCTACATTAATCATAAATGATCAGGAGGTAATAATTGGTTTTGACGAAGAAAAAATCCGTAAAGTTATGCAAAAAAAATAG
- the meaB gene encoding methylmalonyl Co-A mutase-associated GTPase MeaB, translating to MELLERFWQGEKRALARIISLVENGGEGKEEVLTKLYPHTGKAQIIGITGAPGAGKSSLTDCLIELSRKENKTVAVVAVDPSSPFTGGALLGDRIRMQNHAVDDGVYIRSMGSRGSLGGISAATKDVVKVLDAFGFDYIIIETVGVGQGELDVMHVADTVLVVLTPTAGDSIQTIKAGIMEIADIFVVNKADLPGAGKMVMDINTMLDLKGEQLIWRPPVIKTSTNTGEGLSELLGFIKKHFEFLINSQLLEKKRQDRREREIIEISLNIVSQKLQLLLDKPEIQSLIAEVNRKLKPPQTAAVELLNRLGVK from the coding sequence ATGGAATTATTGGAGCGGTTTTGGCAAGGGGAAAAGAGAGCCCTTGCCCGGATTATATCGTTGGTTGAAAACGGCGGCGAGGGTAAAGAGGAAGTTTTAACAAAGCTCTATCCCCATACCGGTAAAGCGCAAATAATCGGGATTACCGGAGCACCGGGAGCAGGGAAAAGCTCTTTGACCGATTGTTTAATTGAACTTAGTCGCAAGGAAAATAAGACTGTTGCTGTAGTAGCGGTTGATCCTTCAAGTCCTTTTACTGGAGGAGCTCTTTTAGGGGATAGAATTAGGATGCAAAATCACGCGGTGGATGACGGAGTATATATAAGGAGCATGGGGAGCCGGGGGAGTCTGGGAGGTATTTCGGCGGCAACTAAAGATGTGGTTAAGGTATTAGATGCTTTTGGTTTTGATTATATAATTATTGAAACGGTGGGTGTGGGCCAGGGGGAATTAGATGTAATGCATGTGGCCGATACCGTACTGGTGGTTTTAACTCCAACCGCTGGTGACAGCATTCAAACTATTAAAGCTGGGATTATGGAGATTGCTGATATTTTTGTGGTGAATAAAGCAGATTTGCCGGGAGCCGGAAAAATGGTGATGGATATAAATACAATGCTTGATTTAAAAGGTGAACAGCTTATTTGGCGACCGCCGGTGATAAAAACATCTACCAATACAGGAGAAGGTTTATCAGAATTACTGGGATTTATAAAAAAACACTTTGAGTTTTTAATAAATAGTCAGCTTTTAGAAAAAAAGCGTCAAGACCGGCGGGAGCGCGAGATAATAGAAATTTCTTTAAACATAGTTTCCCAAAAACTTCAGCTTTTACTGGATAAACCAGAGATTCAATCGTTAATTGCGGAGGTAAATCGTAAACTAAAGCCTCCCCAGACAGCAGCGGTAGAGCTTTTAAATCGCTTGGGGGTGAAGTAA
- a CDS encoding ferritin-like domain-containing protein produces the protein MELNLINENQIGVAKETEALSAVEGEFKGETYEVGVYLAMARQAEREGLPEVARVLEKIALEEAWHAARFAELAGKISTSTKENIEKMLKGEMEANKGKKEAAKKAKELGLDEVHDALDESSRDEARHARALKGLLDRYFK, from the coding sequence ATGGAATTAAATCTCATCAACGAAAACCAAATTGGTGTAGCCAAGGAAACCGAAGCTCTTAGTGCGGTGGAAGGAGAATTTAAAGGCGAGACCTATGAAGTAGGGGTTTATCTTGCCATGGCCCGGCAGGCAGAAAGGGAAGGACTTCCGGAAGTAGCCCGGGTTTTAGAGAAAATTGCTTTAGAAGAAGCCTGGCATGCTGCCCGTTTTGCCGAACTTGCCGGTAAAATTTCTACCAGCACCAAAGAAAATATTGAAAAAATGCTAAAAGGGGAAATGGAAGCTAATAAAGGCAAGAAAGAGGCTGCTAAAAAAGCAAAGGAATTAGGATTAGACGAAGTGCATGATGCCTTAGATGAATCGTCCCGGGATGAAGCAAGACATGCTCGGGCTCTAAAAGGATTATTGGACAGGTATTTTAAGTAA
- a CDS encoding cob(I)yrinic acid a,c-diamide adenosyltransferase has product MLHLYYGPGKGKSTAALGQMLRAYGHGFKVGYFGFMKGEGFYGEFETLKLLDIEKYCLGKSCPYAGLIKAGVKSCPVYIGCNLCHVNLQNPEEEEKKLFLEGFFLAKDKINTSQYQLVILDELALAAKINLIEEEILTSFLKEIKGKKNLEIIITGREAPLYLRDYAEYVTYFAQEKHPYDDHGITSRRGVEF; this is encoded by the coding sequence ATGCTGCATCTTTATTACGGTCCGGGAAAAGGAAAAAGCACTGCGGCTTTGGGCCAAATGTTAAGGGCCTATGGCCATGGTTTTAAGGTAGGTTACTTTGGTTTTATGAAGGGAGAAGGGTTTTACGGGGAATTTGAAACGTTAAAGCTTTTAGATATTGAAAAATATTGTTTGGGAAAAAGCTGTCCGTATGCCGGTTTAATAAAGGCAGGCGTGAAGTCCTGCCCGGTTTATATTGGCTGTAATCTTTGCCATGTAAACCTCCAAAATCCGGAAGAGGAAGAGAAAAAACTTTTTTTAGAAGGATTTTTTTTGGCAAAGGATAAAATTAACACTTCCCAGTACCAGTTAGTAATATTAGATGAGCTGGCTTTAGCAGCAAAGATTAATTTAATTGAGGAAGAAATTTTAACGTCCTTTCTTAAAGAGATAAAAGGTAAAAAAAATTTGGAAATAATTATAACCGGGCGGGAAGCGCCCCTATATCTAAGAGATTATGCCGAGTACGTTACCTATTTTGCCCAAGAAAAACATCCTTATGATGACCATGGAATTACATCGAGAAGGGGAGTGGAGTTTTAG